One window of the Thermasporomyces composti genome contains the following:
- the lhgO gene encoding L-2-hydroxyglutarate oxidase has translation MTYDYVVVGGGIVGLSTARHLLTRRPGAGVVVLEKEDDLGVHQTGHNSGVIHAGIYYAPGSLKARLCRAGERATKEFCTEHDIPFRTVGKLVVATTDLEVRRLRELRGRAEANGVVVEPVDATRLREMEPHVSGLEALLVPATGIVDFRLVALAMAEDIREAGGEIHTGVTVTGIEEGSDVVRVHTSRGAYRGRRLVACAGLQADRVARMGGLTPDFRIVPFRGEYYELPPERAGLVNHLIYPVPDPELPFLGVHLSPTIDGRITVGPNAVLGWAREGYRKGSFSWQDVSDYLRFPGFWRFARANLRVGVRETLNSAFKRGYLAQCRTYCPELRLADLRPHEAGIRAQAILADGTPVHDFLFRQTSRQVHVANAPSPAATSALPIGELIAERVL, from the coding sequence ATGACGTACGACTACGTGGTCGTCGGCGGCGGCATCGTCGGGTTGTCGACCGCACGTCATCTCCTGACACGACGTCCCGGCGCGGGTGTCGTCGTCCTGGAGAAGGAGGACGACCTGGGCGTGCATCAGACCGGGCACAACTCGGGTGTGATCCACGCCGGCATCTACTACGCGCCCGGCTCGCTCAAGGCGCGACTGTGTCGTGCGGGTGAGCGGGCGACGAAGGAGTTCTGCACCGAGCACGACATCCCGTTCCGCACCGTCGGCAAGTTGGTGGTCGCGACCACCGATCTCGAGGTTCGGCGGCTGCGGGAGCTTCGCGGACGCGCCGAGGCCAATGGCGTCGTCGTCGAGCCCGTCGACGCGACGCGGTTGCGGGAGATGGAGCCCCACGTGTCCGGTCTCGAAGCCTTGCTCGTCCCCGCCACCGGCATCGTGGACTTCCGGCTCGTCGCGCTGGCCATGGCCGAGGACATCCGGGAAGCGGGCGGGGAGATTCACACCGGTGTCACCGTGACCGGTATCGAGGAAGGCTCCGACGTGGTGCGTGTCCACACCAGTCGCGGTGCCTACCGTGGCCGACGTCTGGTGGCCTGCGCGGGTCTGCAGGCGGACCGCGTCGCACGCATGGGTGGGCTCACGCCGGACTTCCGCATCGTTCCCTTTCGCGGGGAGTACTACGAGCTTCCTCCGGAGCGAGCAGGCCTGGTCAACCACCTCATCTATCCCGTCCCGGACCCCGAGCTCCCGTTCCTCGGCGTCCACCTGAGCCCCACGATCGACGGACGGATCACCGTCGGTCCGAACGCCGTTCTCGGCTGGGCTCGGGAGGGATACCGCAAGGGCTCGTTCTCGTGGCAGGACGTCAGCGACTACCTGCGCTTTCCCGGGTTCTGGAGGTTCGCGCGGGCGAACCTTCGCGTCGGCGTGCGGGAGACGCTGAACTCCGCCTTCAAGCGTGGCTACCTCGCCCAGTGCCGCACGTACTGCCCCGAGCTGCGCTTGGCCGACCTGCGTCCCCATGAGGCCGGCATCCGCGCCCAGGCCATCCTGGCGGACGGCACGCCGGTGCACGACTTCCTCTTCCGCCAGACCTCTCGGCAGGTGCACGTCGCCAACGCTCCGTCGCCGGCCGCGACGTCGGCCTTGCCCATCGGAGAACTGATCGCCGAACGAGTCCTCTAG
- a CDS encoding GGDEF domain-containing protein: MAYLLAVDLTAIVALVAVVRDGIDVGSWAVAVALTVCGIVGTEGARRVERRRQSSGALHKDLQPVWTLAAAILLPLSLALVFAVVQSVWWRIRTNRCTPHRWFFSTAVTVLGVVTASTLMSRLVPVLQEAGWADANASGLAMVLAAASYFAIDILLCAIAIFVLVPGSTPRDAFGGPAEWSVDMVAGGLACVVATASTVVPWLALLAIPATLTAQRSLLLRQLEVEVHTDRKTELASFPWWREQTETLLGRVAAADGRLAVLFIDIDDFRKVNANYGHLVGDRALRAVAEAMQRLTRRDGLAGRFGGEEFVVAVPDVDMDRAYEVAERIRAEVANTPLEVCVNGEGSDTVTLRLTVSVGLATYPETAHSLDHLLELADRALRVAKATGKNRTVRADTVNLGGSLATGVALRGAERWERALQS; encoded by the coding sequence ATGGCGTATCTGCTGGCGGTGGACCTCACCGCGATCGTCGCGCTCGTGGCGGTCGTGCGCGACGGCATCGACGTCGGCAGCTGGGCTGTCGCGGTCGCACTGACGGTGTGCGGCATCGTCGGCACCGAAGGAGCGCGTCGCGTGGAACGGCGACGGCAGAGTTCCGGCGCGTTGCACAAGGACCTGCAACCGGTCTGGACTCTGGCGGCCGCCATCCTGTTGCCGCTCTCCCTCGCGTTGGTCTTCGCCGTCGTCCAATCCGTGTGGTGGCGGATCCGAACGAACCGATGCACGCCGCACCGGTGGTTCTTCTCCACCGCGGTGACGGTCCTCGGTGTGGTGACCGCGAGCACGCTGATGAGCCGGTTGGTTCCCGTGCTCCAGGAGGCAGGGTGGGCCGACGCGAACGCCTCGGGGCTCGCCATGGTGCTCGCGGCGGCCAGCTACTTCGCGATCGACATCCTGCTGTGCGCCATCGCCATCTTCGTCCTGGTGCCGGGGAGCACCCCACGGGACGCGTTCGGCGGTCCGGCGGAGTGGTCGGTCGACATGGTGGCCGGTGGGCTCGCCTGCGTTGTCGCGACCGCCTCGACGGTCGTCCCCTGGCTCGCGCTGCTCGCCATCCCGGCGACGTTGACGGCGCAACGCTCGTTGCTGCTTCGTCAGCTCGAAGTCGAGGTCCACACCGACCGCAAGACCGAGCTGGCGAGCTTCCCCTGGTGGCGTGAGCAGACTGAGACGCTCCTGGGGCGGGTGGCCGCCGCCGACGGTCGGCTGGCGGTGCTCTTCATCGACATCGACGACTTCCGCAAGGTCAACGCGAACTACGGTCACCTCGTCGGTGACCGGGCCCTCCGCGCGGTCGCGGAGGCCATGCAGCGTCTCACCAGGCGCGACGGTCTGGCCGGTCGGTTCGGCGGTGAGGAGTTCGTCGTCGCCGTGCCCGACGTCGACATGGACCGCGCGTACGAGGTGGCGGAGCGCATCCGCGCGGAGGTCGCGAACACCCCGCTCGAGGTGTGCGTCAACGGCGAGGGCTCGGATACCGTCACCCTGCGCCTGACGGTCTCCGTCGGACTGGCCACCTACCCCGAGACCGCGCACTCCCTGGACCACCTGCTCGAGCTCGCCGACCGCGCCCTGCGGGTCGCCAAGGCGACCGGCAAGAACCGCACGGTACGAGCGGACACGGTGAACCTGGGCGGTTCCCTGGCGACGGGGGTCGCGCTGCGCGGCGCCGAGCGTTGGGAGAGGGCACTGCAGAGCTAG
- a CDS encoding TetR/AcrR family transcriptional regulator: MRTVDPVRYAERRARILDAAAEVFAERGFDGATTAAICRRAGIGSGTLFHYFPDKKSIFHALFADDSEATKAFLEQLDRSDPLAALFAVIDHRTADATHPVVPGLLMALLVQLGRDPELAAIVDRDEQMVNAVMADLIRKAARRGQVRPPTDPETAARWISALIDAVYLQAGRPGVDPAREVEVLRVVVTRFLDADPGARSRGRQRARR; the protein is encoded by the coding sequence ATGCGGACGGTCGATCCCGTTCGGTACGCGGAGCGGCGCGCCCGGATCCTCGACGCCGCCGCGGAGGTGTTCGCCGAGCGTGGCTTCGACGGGGCGACGACGGCGGCGATCTGTCGCCGAGCCGGTATCGGGTCGGGCACGTTGTTCCACTACTTCCCAGACAAGAAGTCGATCTTCCACGCTCTCTTCGCCGACGACAGTGAGGCGACCAAAGCGTTCCTCGAGCAGCTCGACCGATCCGACCCGCTGGCCGCACTCTTCGCGGTGATCGACCATCGGACCGCGGACGCCACACATCCCGTGGTGCCGGGGTTGCTGATGGCGTTGCTCGTTCAGCTCGGGCGTGATCCGGAGCTGGCCGCGATCGTCGACCGGGACGAGCAGATGGTGAACGCCGTCATGGCTGATCTCATTCGCAAGGCGGCACGTCGTGGCCAGGTGCGGCCACCGACCGACCCGGAGACGGCGGCGCGGTGGATTTCTGCCCTCATCGACGCGGTGTACCTGCAGGCGGGTCGTCCCGGCGTCGACCCCGCTCGCGAGGTCGAGGTCTTGCGGGTCGTCGTGACGCGCTTCCTCGACGCCGACCCCGGGGCCAGGTCAAGGGGACGACAGCGCGCTCGTCGCTGA
- a CDS encoding ABC transporter ATP-binding protein has protein sequence MGLSVVCRRVVHIYRIEGSDVVALSGVDLSISSGEMVALVGPSGSGKSTLISLLAGLMRPSAGRISIGGYDIGKLSDAELNRLRGTEIGVVLQGASRNLLPYASLHRNIWLAQRRAAATRGIELAEPDEILDLVGLSGLGRARPHELTMGQRQRAALAVGIAAGPGLLLVDEPTSQLDTVGRDEVVAALRAVNAARDTTIVVVTHDPEVGTRLGRVVTIRDGRVGAEGRDGQDFAVVAGDGTVQLPPEILGEFPPGTLFLVDQDEDGSVRLLSKRD, from the coding sequence ATGGGCCTGTCAGTGGTGTGCCGTCGGGTGGTGCACATCTACCGGATCGAGGGCTCGGACGTGGTGGCGTTGTCCGGCGTCGACTTGTCCATCAGCTCCGGTGAGATGGTGGCGCTCGTCGGGCCCTCGGGATCGGGCAAGTCCACGCTGATCTCGCTGCTCGCCGGGTTGATGCGGCCGTCCGCCGGGCGGATCAGCATCGGCGGCTACGACATCGGCAAGCTCAGCGACGCCGAGCTGAACCGGCTCCGCGGCACCGAGATCGGGGTGGTGCTGCAGGGCGCCTCGCGCAACCTGCTGCCGTATGCCAGCCTCCACCGCAACATCTGGCTGGCCCAACGGCGGGCGGCGGCCACGCGTGGGATCGAGCTCGCGGAACCCGACGAGATCCTCGATCTGGTGGGGCTCAGCGGCTTGGGGCGCGCCAGACCCCACGAGCTGACGATGGGGCAACGCCAGCGGGCCGCGCTCGCGGTGGGGATCGCCGCCGGCCCCGGCTTGCTCCTCGTCGACGAGCCGACCAGCCAGCTCGACACGGTCGGCAGGGACGAGGTGGTCGCGGCGTTGCGGGCGGTCAACGCCGCCCGGGACACGACCATCGTCGTCGTGACCCACGACCCGGAGGTCGGCACCCGGCTCGGCCGGGTCGTCACGATCCGGGACGGGCGGGTCGGCGCGGAAGGGCGAGACGGACAGGACTTCGCTGTCGTGGCGGGCGACGGAACGGTCCAGCTTCCGCCGGAGATCCTCGGCGAGTTCCCCCCGGGCACGCTCTTCCTGGTGGATCAGGACGAGGACGGCTCGGTACGTCTGCTGTCAAAGCGGGATTAG
- a CDS encoding XRE family transcriptional regulator: MSRTLGSRLRRLRDEASLSLSELARRSGIGKGTISELENDRRGARLDTLLALATALEAPLGSLLADETPDRAGPVSGASVTAVLLDRWARADELVEVYRATLSTERQDSAPHAAGVRESVLVVDGSVVAGNGGSERRLQAGESLRYRGDLPHCFFAIDKPADVILLMHYPNTHDGRPRRSTRTTCPQPPESFGGA; this comes from the coding sequence ATGAGCCGAACTCTGGGATCACGGCTGAGGCGGCTCCGCGACGAGGCGAGCCTGTCGCTGTCGGAGCTCGCGCGGCGTAGCGGCATCGGCAAGGGCACGATCTCAGAGCTGGAGAACGACCGACGCGGCGCCCGCCTGGACACGTTGCTCGCCTTGGCGACGGCGTTGGAGGCCCCGCTCGGGTCCCTCCTCGCCGACGAGACGCCGGACCGTGCCGGACCGGTGAGTGGAGCCTCAGTGACCGCCGTTCTCCTCGACCGCTGGGCCCGCGCTGACGAGCTCGTCGAGGTCTACCGGGCGACGTTGAGCACCGAGCGGCAGGACTCCGCGCCTCACGCGGCCGGTGTGCGGGAGTCGGTGCTCGTCGTCGACGGCAGCGTCGTCGCGGGAAACGGGGGATCCGAACGTCGGCTCCAGGCCGGCGAGAGCCTGCGCTACCGCGGTGACCTACCCCACTGCTTCTTCGCGATCGACAAGCCAGCCGACGTGATTCTCCTCATGCACTATCCGAACACCCACGACGGGAGGCCGCGACGGTCGACCCGGACGACCTGCCCACAGCCGCCGGAATCGTTCGGCGGTGCCTGA
- a CDS encoding ABC transporter ATP-binding protein: MSVDRVTVAYGDGEPVLRDVSVVVEPGRMVAVSGRSGAGKTTLLSTIAGLLRPIEGTVTIDGEPLRDRDDAVARRVVLIPQDNGLATFLTVRENVEVALLANGHTPSDARRLTVEWLERLGLSAQRDQLVEELSGGQQQRTAIARGLALHGDVLLADEVTSELDAASRQNVLDLLRKEAERGVAVVFATHDPDAAAVCDAELSLVDGRATLVRTERAPAEDPSGTVQAAGAGARVARDDSAPGDV, translated from the coding sequence GTGTCGGTCGATCGCGTCACCGTCGCGTACGGCGACGGTGAGCCGGTGTTGCGGGACGTCTCGGTCGTCGTCGAACCCGGTCGCATGGTGGCCGTCAGCGGACGTTCGGGCGCTGGAAAGACCACCTTGCTGTCCACGATCGCCGGACTCCTGCGGCCGATCGAAGGCACGGTGACGATCGACGGTGAGCCGTTGCGCGACCGCGACGACGCTGTGGCGCGACGCGTGGTGTTGATCCCTCAAGACAACGGTCTCGCGACGTTCCTCACCGTCCGGGAGAACGTCGAGGTGGCGCTTCTCGCCAACGGGCACACGCCATCCGACGCCCGCCGTCTCACCGTGGAATGGCTCGAGCGGCTCGGGCTGTCCGCGCAGCGCGACCAGTTGGTCGAGGAGCTCTCCGGCGGACAGCAGCAGCGCACCGCGATCGCGCGTGGGCTCGCGCTCCACGGCGACGTGCTCCTGGCCGATGAGGTGACGAGTGAGCTCGACGCGGCCTCGCGGCAGAACGTCCTCGACCTGTTGCGCAAGGAGGCGGAGCGAGGCGTGGCGGTGGTGTTCGCGACCCACGACCCGGACGCCGCCGCCGTGTGCGACGCCGAGCTGTCCCTCGTCGATGGACGCGCGACGTTGGTGCGTACCGAGCGAGCGCCAGCGGAGGATCCGAGCGGAACGGTCCAGGCGGCCGGCGCTGGCGCGCGTGTGGCCCGTGACGACAGCGCACCCGGGGACGTGTAG
- a CDS encoding alpha/beta hydrolase: protein MSGEPGPVRRHQLFTELPTGRCLTVVDDPVEVAPRGTVVVAHDLTGDRSGPGGLLAFLAAALCDGCQVRVVRFDTRGSGDSSGAFQDVSFADMTEDFLAVVRAHALADRPLVCAGFGIGGVLATLAVNELVSAGDPRPRAVLLVSSRLAEGVRFDVGPVEPMRGGEFHLPEAFFRERESLRPRSALLASGLPFLLVYGAKDVELAACAPWFAQRGTTVAIESGRGFETSDARADLVRACATYVTKLLERRS, encoded by the coding sequence GTGAGCGGTGAGCCCGGGCCGGTACGGCGACACCAGCTCTTCACCGAGCTCCCCACAGGTCGGTGCCTCACCGTCGTCGACGACCCTGTGGAGGTCGCGCCCCGTGGAACCGTCGTCGTGGCGCACGACCTCACCGGTGACCGCTCCGGCCCAGGCGGCCTGCTGGCGTTCCTCGCGGCCGCGCTGTGTGACGGCTGCCAGGTTCGCGTGGTCCGGTTCGACACGCGCGGCAGCGGTGACTCCTCCGGCGCGTTCCAGGACGTCAGCTTCGCCGACATGACGGAGGACTTCCTCGCCGTCGTCCGCGCCCACGCCCTCGCCGACCGCCCACTGGTCTGCGCGGGGTTCGGGATCGGCGGCGTCCTTGCGACGCTTGCGGTGAACGAGCTGGTCTCCGCGGGTGACCCGCGCCCTCGCGCCGTCCTCCTCGTCTCGAGCCGCCTCGCCGAAGGCGTTCGCTTCGACGTCGGCCCGGTGGAACCCATGCGGGGCGGGGAATTCCACCTCCCCGAGGCGTTCTTCCGCGAACGCGAGTCGCTGCGGCCGCGTTCCGCCCTGCTCGCGTCCGGCCTGCCGTTCCTGCTGGTCTACGGCGCCAAGGACGTCGAGCTGGCCGCCTGCGCGCCGTGGTTCGCCCAGCGGGGGACTACCGTGGCCATCGAGAGCGGTCGTGGATTCGAGACGTCCGATGCTCGGGCCGACCTGGTCCGAGCCTGCGCGACGTACGTGACGAAGCTGCTCGAGCGGCGTTCGTGA
- a CDS encoding alcohol dehydrogenase catalytic domain-containing protein, giving the protein MRAVVYHGRGEKALEEVPEPTIRDSTDAIVKVDTATICGTDLHILRGDVPAVTRGRILGHEAVGTVTETGPGVRGLAPGDRVLISCISACGRCSFCRTSEYSQCLGGGGWLLGHRIDGVQAEYVRVPFADTSTHKVPEGWSDEQVVYLADILPTGYEVGVLKGQVRPGDVVVVIGAGPIGLSVILGARLYSPRTVIAVDPVPSRREFASRFGADRAVAPEDAQAAVDEATAGLGADVCVEAVGIPATFEQATALVRPGGHVANVGVHGEPSTLHLETLWSKNVTITTGLVDTNTIPTLMKAIEGGQLDPTRFTTHRFGFDEAMQAYDTFARAGETNALKVLLTTDA; this is encoded by the coding sequence ATGCGGGCAGTCGTCTACCACGGTCGTGGTGAGAAGGCACTGGAGGAGGTCCCTGAGCCGACCATCCGCGACAGCACGGACGCGATCGTCAAGGTCGACACCGCCACGATCTGCGGGACCGACCTCCACATCCTGCGCGGCGACGTCCCCGCCGTCACGCGGGGACGCATCCTCGGGCACGAGGCGGTCGGCACGGTGACGGAGACCGGTCCGGGTGTGCGTGGTCTCGCGCCGGGCGATCGAGTCCTCATCTCCTGCATCTCGGCCTGCGGGCGATGCTCGTTCTGCCGGACCAGCGAGTACAGCCAGTGCCTCGGGGGCGGAGGTTGGCTCCTCGGCCACCGCATCGACGGTGTCCAGGCGGAGTACGTCCGCGTGCCGTTCGCCGACACCTCGACGCACAAGGTGCCTGAGGGCTGGAGTGACGAGCAGGTCGTCTACCTCGCCGACATCCTGCCCACCGGCTACGAGGTCGGCGTCCTGAAAGGGCAGGTGCGGCCCGGGGACGTCGTCGTGGTGATCGGCGCTGGGCCGATCGGCCTCTCGGTCATCCTGGGCGCGCGGCTGTACTCGCCGAGGACCGTCATCGCTGTGGATCCCGTGCCGTCCCGGCGCGAGTTCGCGTCACGGTTCGGCGCCGACCGCGCCGTGGCGCCAGAGGACGCTCAGGCCGCCGTCGACGAGGCGACCGCCGGCTTGGGTGCCGACGTCTGCGTCGAGGCGGTAGGCATCCCCGCCACGTTCGAGCAGGCCACCGCCCTCGTCCGTCCCGGTGGCCACGTCGCCAACGTGGGCGTGCACGGCGAGCCGTCGACGCTGCACCTGGAGACGTTGTGGTCGAAGAACGTGACGATCACGACCGGGCTCGTCGACACGAACACGATCCCCACCTTGATGAAGGCGATCGAGGGTGGTCAGCTCGACCCCACCCGCTTCACGACGCACCGGTTCGGCTTCGACGAGGCGATGCAGGCCTACGACACCTTCGCCCGGGCGGGTGAGACGAACGCCTTGAAGGTGCTGCTGACGACCGACGCCTGA
- a CDS encoding TIGR03621 family F420-dependent LLM class oxidoreductase codes for MTRSLRFGTSVYGHKTATELLDFARRAEAGGLDVLTVPDHIGGPAPFQLLAAVAGATERVRLRTYVLDAYFWNPALLARETATLDSLSGGRVELGIGAGYVQREHEVAGLPFPRLSERWQHVQNLVTGVRRRLEDPEHRPEPVQRPVPVMVAGMGKRGLRAAAQLADVVGLTGAMAVPGQPPGALTLVDSATTDDRVELVRSTAEKAGRQPELDALLQRVVLTEDPEKAAADMVAEGAASGADWFTVELLLDSPFVLFAESSQAAAEELIRRSERWGITSWSTHTPSADALMEVAAAVRAR; via the coding sequence ATGACACGATCGCTGCGATTCGGGACCTCCGTGTACGGCCACAAGACCGCGACCGAACTCCTCGACTTCGCGCGTCGCGCCGAGGCGGGGGGCCTCGACGTCCTGACCGTCCCCGATCACATTGGCGGCCCCGCTCCGTTCCAGCTCCTCGCCGCCGTGGCGGGAGCGACGGAGCGCGTGCGGCTGCGCACCTACGTCCTCGACGCGTACTTCTGGAACCCGGCTCTGCTCGCTCGGGAAACGGCGACCCTCGACAGCCTCTCCGGTGGGCGGGTCGAGCTCGGCATCGGCGCGGGCTACGTGCAGCGTGAGCACGAGGTCGCGGGTCTGCCGTTCCCGCGGTTGTCGGAGAGATGGCAGCACGTCCAGAACCTGGTCACGGGTGTACGCCGTCGGCTGGAGGATCCCGAGCATCGACCCGAGCCAGTCCAGCGACCCGTCCCCGTCATGGTGGCGGGCATGGGCAAGCGGGGGCTTCGTGCCGCCGCCCAGCTCGCCGATGTCGTAGGTCTCACGGGCGCCATGGCCGTCCCAGGACAGCCGCCTGGTGCCCTCACGCTCGTCGACTCGGCGACCACCGATGACCGTGTCGAGCTGGTGCGGTCGACCGCGGAGAAGGCCGGTCGGCAACCCGAGCTTGACGCGCTGTTGCAACGGGTGGTCTTGACGGAGGATCCGGAGAAGGCGGCGGCTGACATGGTGGCCGAAGGGGCGGCCTCAGGTGCCGACTGGTTCACGGTCGAGCTTCTGCTCGACTCGCCGTTCGTGCTGTTCGCCGAGTCCTCACAAGCCGCGGCCGAGGAGCTCATCCGCCGCTCGGAGCGCTGGGGCATCACGTCGTGGTCGACGCACACGCCTTCCGCTGACGCGCTGATGGAGGTCGCCGCCGCGGTACGCGCGCGCTGA
- a CDS encoding alpha/beta hydrolase produces the protein MRRVLLVALVVVLLLVAAGIGGYLYQNVTTFDKAMTAVREAGFVEREARVDGVRLAYAEGPDNGEPLLLIHGQGSRWQDYMKVLPELAREHHVFAVDVPGHGASGRLDPRRYTNVFVGDVLADFVEQVIGEPALVSGHSSGGLLALRIASAHPELVRGLLLEDPPLFSSTMPRLVKTTGGAMLVLADEYLKAGSPHADYQRYFLEHSDYFAFFGPLAGPIKNHAVSKATEQPGEPVELFYLPPVVTVFFQGLVDYDPEFGAAWVRDGGRWYDGFDTEAALRAVRVPTVLVHTNYFEARTGTAYDDRGILMAAMDSHDVSRALDLLPRGTQLVQVQSGHLVHFERADAYLDAFRKLDARVH, from the coding sequence GTGCGGCGCGTCCTTCTCGTCGCCCTGGTCGTCGTGCTGCTCCTCGTGGCCGCCGGCATCGGCGGCTACCTCTACCAGAACGTCACGACGTTCGATAAGGCGATGACGGCCGTCCGCGAAGCTGGCTTCGTCGAGCGGGAAGCCAGGGTCGACGGTGTGCGTCTCGCGTACGCGGAAGGTCCGGACAACGGCGAACCCCTGCTGCTCATCCACGGACAGGGGTCCCGCTGGCAGGACTACATGAAGGTGCTGCCCGAGCTGGCGCGCGAGCACCACGTCTTCGCGGTGGACGTTCCCGGGCACGGCGCGTCCGGCCGGCTCGACCCCCGGCGCTACACGAACGTCTTCGTGGGCGACGTGCTCGCGGACTTCGTCGAGCAGGTGATCGGCGAGCCCGCCCTCGTGTCAGGTCACTCCTCCGGTGGTCTCCTCGCGTTGCGGATCGCCTCGGCGCATCCGGAGCTGGTCCGCGGACTGCTCCTCGAGGATCCTCCGCTGTTCTCGTCGACGATGCCGCGTCTGGTCAAGACCACCGGCGGGGCCATGCTCGTCCTCGCGGACGAGTACCTGAAGGCGGGATCTCCGCACGCTGACTATCAGCGGTACTTCCTGGAGCACTCCGACTACTTCGCCTTCTTCGGGCCGCTCGCCGGCCCGATCAAGAACCACGCCGTCTCCAAGGCGACAGAGCAGCCCGGCGAGCCTGTCGAGCTGTTCTACCTTCCGCCGGTCGTGACGGTGTTCTTCCAGGGACTGGTGGACTACGACCCCGAGTTCGGCGCCGCCTGGGTGCGAGACGGCGGTCGGTGGTACGACGGGTTCGACACCGAGGCGGCGTTGCGTGCCGTCAGGGTGCCCACGGTCCTCGTGCACACGAACTACTTCGAGGCGCGGACCGGCACGGCGTACGACGACCGCGGCATCCTCATGGCCGCGATGGACTCCCACGACGTCTCGCGAGCGCTCGACCTTCTGCCCCGAGGGACACAGCTCGTGCAGGTCCAGTCAGGTCACCTCGTGCATTTCGAACGAGCGGACGCCTACCTCGACGCCTTCCGGAAGCTCGACGCGCGTGTCCACTGA